In Thermosynechococcus sichuanensis E542, a single genomic region encodes these proteins:
- a CDS encoding LL-diaminopimelate aminotransferase, giving the protein MAFVNANYLKLKAGYLFPEIARRVNQFLQSHPDVPLIRLGIGDVTEPLPAACRQAMIQAVEEMGDRATFKGYGPEQGYPWLREKIAAHDFQARGCDIDASEIFISDGSKCDTGNILDIFGDGNRIAVTDPVYPVYVDTNVMAGHTGEANERGEYAGLVYLPLTAENHFTATLPSEPVDLIYLCFPNNPTGAVATREHLQAWVDYARAHNAIIFFDAAYEAFITDPAIPHSIYEIPGARECAIEFRSFSKNAGFTGTRCAFTVVPKGLKGQTPSGEAVELWSLWQRRQSTKFNGVSYIVQRGAEAVYSEAGQAQVRELVAFYMENARLIREKLTQAGFAVYGGVNAPYVWLKTPQGTGSWDFFDKLLHTCYVVGTPGAGFGAAGEGYLRLSAFNSRENVVEAMNRVVAAFG; this is encoded by the coding sequence ATGGCTTTTGTTAACGCAAACTACCTCAAACTCAAGGCAGGGTATCTCTTTCCAGAAATTGCCCGCCGTGTCAATCAATTCTTGCAGAGCCATCCCGATGTCCCCCTGATTCGTCTCGGCATTGGGGATGTCACTGAACCGCTGCCAGCAGCCTGTCGCCAAGCGATGATTCAAGCCGTCGAAGAAATGGGCGATCGCGCCACCTTCAAAGGCTATGGCCCTGAGCAGGGGTATCCTTGGCTGCGGGAAAAAATTGCCGCTCACGACTTCCAAGCCCGAGGCTGCGACATTGATGCCAGTGAAATTTTTATCTCCGATGGCTCTAAGTGCGACACGGGCAATATCCTCGACATTTTTGGCGACGGCAACCGCATTGCCGTTACTGACCCCGTTTATCCCGTCTATGTGGATACTAATGTGATGGCAGGGCACACGGGGGAAGCCAATGAACGCGGCGAGTACGCTGGACTGGTCTATTTGCCGCTTACCGCTGAAAATCACTTCACCGCCACGCTGCCCAGTGAACCCGTGGATTTAATCTACCTCTGCTTCCCCAACAATCCCACCGGTGCCGTGGCCACCCGGGAGCATTTACAGGCGTGGGTGGACTATGCCCGTGCCCACAACGCGATTATTTTCTTTGATGCCGCCTACGAAGCCTTTATTACCGATCCCGCTATTCCCCACTCGATCTATGAAATTCCCGGTGCCCGCGAGTGCGCCATTGAATTTCGCTCCTTCTCAAAAAATGCCGGATTTACGGGAACCCGCTGTGCCTTTACCGTGGTGCCTAAGGGTCTCAAGGGACAAACCCCCAGCGGTGAAGCGGTGGAACTCTGGTCGCTGTGGCAGCGGCGGCAATCCACCAAGTTTAATGGCGTGTCCTACATTGTGCAGCGGGGTGCTGAGGCGGTTTACTCTGAAGCGGGTCAAGCCCAAGTACGGGAACTGGTGGCCTTCTATATGGAAAATGCCCGTCTCATTCGCGAAAAACTCACCCAAGCAGGCTTTGCAGTCTATGGCGGCGTCAATGCCCCCTACGTTTGGCTAAAAACGCCCCAAGGGACTGGCAGTTGGGACTTTTTCGATAAATTACTGCACACTTGCTATGTCGTGGGTACCCCGGGTGCTGGCTTTGGGGCAGCAGGTGAGGGCTATCTGCGCCTTTCGGCCTTCAATAGTCGCGAAAATGTGGTTGAAGCCATGAACCGAGTGGTCGCGGCCTTTGGCTAG
- a CDS encoding O-antigen ligase family protein — protein sequence MTARHWGEQAAKQEGVLLGLLTAAGYAFFTLLPDSHSLMVAWPWVLLWQAALGVPLLWFLQVLAYQRRVQPLGNGFDGVVLLLLLALAISGTLSAFPNQARWYGWALLGGIAVLYPLGAWLRTPERRWQIVRFQGYLTALVILVSLGLWVGTTIAPAIFATPQGFTPHLNVDTLELRNWAPFGHQNYVAGYLLLALPLVGLLAIEAEGTQPWGRSRRFWMAVLLLGLVTLYTTFSRGGGLGLLAMVIPLGVGWIWHYRRLRRSWWGFLALAGLAVVALANERLRRSLVALFQGGQGSELAYRWITSIVGWRMGAAHPLSGNGLGSVPLWYQHYRPGWAGREAEWIYQLHSTPVQLWAELGLWGMAVFFLGVGLLVYWGMRYRRWWLSLEQREQRLAIALYLALWGYGVLSLTDFQLDNVGIGGLFLIELTLLTTLIRTGQGQTPPERLRVRWALSLVGVGLGIILVMVGWLTPIHRAWASSSEGFLALLETPPDWNRFTEKLFHAQELAPWEPYYPLQLGWNYGQRGMMADNPEARTNLLRTAMVQFEKGIELSPYSEFAYSNLAWLYWRDGNFGAAAQTFAKAAQLVPAKRGNFLGLGLALIGENQLQLATQALTLEVLRYPLFITSPAWRVAPLAPFYQPVLTAVTERYRQLAQDIASDRPSGAYVHQVLTLLRWWQGELPLDNNPLTAWLQPLANPKEAASNAPATLQIFLKAWDDPNRRRDLLASIWSGSPEQLEQIVRSMAGQPTPLAWLRSAAPAVAITYTRAGFGVNSRHIDGPQPTDFFIAIDNLPMVTLFASLWPDSYFVPELDQALEGDRRRLLAAVDQIP from the coding sequence ATGACAGCAAGACACTGGGGCGAACAGGCGGCTAAACAGGAGGGTGTTCTGTTGGGGCTGCTCACGGCAGCCGGCTATGCCTTTTTTACCCTCCTACCCGATAGTCACAGTCTAATGGTGGCGTGGCCTTGGGTTTTGCTCTGGCAGGCAGCGCTGGGGGTGCCGCTGCTCTGGTTTTTGCAGGTGTTGGCCTATCAACGGCGAGTGCAGCCCTTGGGTAATGGCTTTGATGGCGTGGTGCTGTTACTCCTGTTGGCATTGGCGATTTCAGGGACGCTGAGCGCTTTTCCTAATCAAGCTCGCTGGTATGGCTGGGCACTTTTGGGAGGCATCGCTGTCCTTTATCCCCTCGGGGCTTGGTTGCGCACTCCGGAACGGCGCTGGCAAATCGTGCGCTTTCAAGGCTATCTTACTGCCCTCGTGATCCTTGTCAGTTTAGGCCTTTGGGTGGGCACAACGATCGCCCCGGCAATTTTCGCGACTCCCCAAGGATTCACCCCCCACCTCAACGTGGACACTTTGGAACTCCGCAACTGGGCACCCTTTGGCCACCAAAACTACGTGGCGGGCTATCTCCTCTTGGCTCTACCCTTGGTGGGACTTTTGGCCATAGAAGCAGAGGGGACTCAACCGTGGGGGCGATCGCGCCGGTTTTGGATGGCTGTGCTGCTGTTGGGTCTAGTTACCCTCTATACAACATTTTCACGGGGGGGCGGCCTCGGGTTGCTGGCAATGGTCATTCCCCTTGGCGTGGGTTGGATTTGGCACTATCGCCGCCTGCGCCGCTCTTGGTGGGGATTCTTGGCTTTGGCGGGCTTAGCGGTGGTCGCCTTGGCTAACGAGCGCCTGCGACGCAGTTTAGTGGCTCTCTTTCAAGGGGGACAAGGCAGCGAACTGGCCTACCGCTGGATTACCAGTATTGTGGGTTGGCGGATGGGGGCAGCACATCCTCTCAGTGGTAATGGCTTGGGCAGTGTGCCCCTGTGGTACCAGCACTATCGCCCCGGCTGGGCGGGTCGTGAAGCAGAGTGGATCTATCAACTCCACAGTACCCCCGTCCAACTGTGGGCAGAACTTGGGCTTTGGGGCATGGCTGTGTTCTTCTTGGGGGTGGGGCTACTGGTCTATTGGGGAATGCGCTACCGGCGCTGGTGGCTGAGCCTAGAACAACGGGAACAACGGCTGGCGATCGCTCTCTACCTTGCTCTTTGGGGCTACGGCGTGCTCAGTCTTACGGATTTTCAACTGGACAATGTCGGCATTGGTGGCCTCTTCCTAATTGAACTCACCCTCCTGACGACCTTGATTCGCACAGGCCAAGGGCAAACTCCTCCCGAACGGTTACGGGTACGCTGGGCACTCTCGCTGGTGGGTGTGGGTTTGGGAATCATCCTAGTGATGGTGGGGTGGCTGACACCGATTCACCGTGCTTGGGCAAGTAGCAGCGAAGGCTTTCTAGCCCTGTTGGAAACCCCTCCCGACTGGAATCGTTTCACAGAGAAGCTTTTCCATGCTCAGGAACTCGCCCCTTGGGAACCCTACTATCCGCTGCAACTGGGCTGGAACTATGGCCAGCGGGGCATGATGGCAGATAATCCCGAAGCACGGACAAACCTGTTGCGCACGGCAATGGTTCAGTTTGAGAAAGGCATCGAGCTATCCCCCTACTCAGAGTTTGCTTATAGTAACTTGGCATGGCTTTACTGGCGGGATGGCAATTTTGGGGCGGCAGCACAGACATTTGCTAAAGCTGCTCAACTCGTACCCGCTAAACGGGGCAATTTTCTGGGGTTAGGATTAGCCCTCATTGGCGAGAATCAACTCCAACTGGCCACCCAAGCCCTCACCCTTGAGGTGCTGCGCTATCCCCTCTTCATCACCAGTCCGGCGTGGCGCGTCGCTCCCTTGGCACCCTTTTATCAACCAGTTCTCACAGCGGTCACAGAGCGTTATCGTCAGCTTGCCCAGGACATTGCCAGCGATCGCCCCTCTGGAGCCTATGTACACCAAGTATTAACCCTGCTGCGCTGGTGGCAAGGGGAATTACCCCTCGATAACAACCCTTTAACTGCATGGCTGCAACCTTTAGCAAACCCTAAAGAGGCTGCCTCGAACGCCCCCGCAACCCTACAAATCTTTCTCAAGGCATGGGATGACCCCAACCGTCGCCGTGACCTCTTGGCCTCCATTTGGTCGGGTAGCCCAGAGCAACTGGAACAGATTGTGCGCTCCATGGCCGGTCAGCCAACTCCCCTTGCTTGGTTACGTTCTGCGGCACCGGCCGTTGCCATTACCTATACCCGTGCCGGTTTTGGTGTGAATAGCCGCCACATTGATGGCCCGCAACCCACGGACTTTTTTATTGCCATCGACAACTTGCCGATGGTGACGTTGTTTGCATCGCTGTGGCCAGACAGCTACTTTGTGCCCGAACTGGATCAAGCCCTTGAGGGCGATCGCCGGCGTCTTTTGGCTGCCGTTGACCAAATCCCCTAA
- a CDS encoding fimbrial biogenesis chaperone, translating into MATAQTAQYRLSALKVELAPQEPFAVLAIANTGNIPLDFKVRVQQWQQRATGQDEFHLLPLNSLELVAFPNLLHLAVGERAEIRIGHRLPPTDVERTYRLLVAEIPPAPSGLESETRLVTVHSLPVFIKPAVIRRQGQLLNAQVQQGALEITVSNQGNVHIEADQIKVTAFSEKGQRLFEMHPQREYILAGVTRSLRPMPLPQDHCRDVRSLQIVLDIAAHPPTTQIERSTGICR; encoded by the coding sequence ATGGCCACGGCGCAGACAGCTCAGTATCGCCTGAGTGCGCTGAAGGTTGAACTGGCTCCCCAAGAACCTTTTGCAGTACTGGCGATCGCCAACACGGGGAATATCCCCCTTGACTTTAAGGTGCGAGTGCAGCAGTGGCAACAGCGGGCAACTGGCCAAGATGAATTCCATCTTTTACCTTTGAATAGTCTGGAGCTAGTCGCCTTTCCCAACCTCCTACATCTGGCCGTGGGCGAGCGGGCTGAAATTCGCATTGGCCATCGCTTGCCTCCCACTGATGTGGAGCGAACCTATCGGCTCTTGGTGGCGGAAATTCCCCCAGCCCCTAGCGGTCTGGAATCGGAAACGCGCCTTGTCACGGTGCATAGCCTACCCGTATTTATCAAACCAGCGGTGATTCGTCGGCAGGGGCAACTCCTCAATGCTCAAGTGCAGCAGGGAGCACTCGAAATCACCGTCAGCAATCAGGGCAATGTGCATATCGAGGCTGATCAGATCAAAGTGACAGCCTTTAGCGAAAAGGGTCAACGCCTTTTTGAGATGCACCCGCAACGGGAATATATCCTTGCGGGGGTGACGCGCTCTTTGCGGCCAATGCCCTTACCCCAAGACCACTGTCGAGACGTGCGCAGCCTACAGATTGTCCTAGACATTGCTGCTCATCCCCCCACCACCCAAATTGAGCGTTCCACGGGGATTTGCCGTTAG
- a CDS encoding response regulator transcription factor produces MEHILLLEDETELADPLGHILRQQGYHVDVAYDGETAQTYWQTQRPYHLLILDWMVPPPTGLELCQRLRQAGDETPVLFLTARDTVDDRVCGLDAGADDYLVKPFELRELLARVRALLRRRHPTGCTTPILCWQDLRLDVEGRLLYRGQQCIGLSEKETALLALFLKHPTELLSHEFIASQLWPDQPCVNRNLLAAQIRLLRRKIEHADEPSLIQTVYGQGYRLRPVAAPQS; encoded by the coding sequence GTGGAGCACATTTTGCTGCTAGAGGATGAAACGGAGCTAGCCGATCCCTTGGGTCACATCCTGCGCCAACAGGGCTACCACGTTGACGTGGCCTACGATGGTGAAACGGCTCAAACCTACTGGCAAACGCAGCGCCCCTACCACCTCCTGATTTTGGATTGGATGGTGCCACCGCCCACGGGGCTAGAACTCTGTCAACGACTGCGCCAAGCCGGTGATGAGACTCCCGTTCTCTTTCTCACTGCGCGGGATACAGTGGACGACCGGGTATGCGGTCTGGATGCCGGTGCCGATGATTACTTGGTTAAGCCCTTTGAACTGCGGGAACTATTAGCACGGGTACGAGCGCTCCTGCGACGGCGGCATCCCACAGGATGTACAACCCCGATTCTCTGCTGGCAGGATTTGCGTTTAGATGTCGAAGGTCGTCTGCTCTACCGGGGGCAACAGTGCATCGGTCTCTCGGAAAAGGAAACGGCACTTTTGGCGTTGTTCCTCAAGCACCCCACGGAACTCCTCAGCCATGAATTCATTGCCAGTCAACTGTGGCCCGATCAACCCTGTGTCAATCGCAACCTATTGGCAGCCCAGATTCGGCTCCTACGCCGCAAAATTGAGCATGCGGATGAACCCTCCCTGATTCAAACAGTCTATGGTCAAGGCTATCGGCTACGCCCCGTTGCAGCACCGCAAAGCTAA
- the leuS gene encoding leucine--tRNA ligase codes for MDDRYDPQVIEAKWQREWAARQIDRTATDPQKPKFYALSMFPYPSGNLHMGHVRNYTITDVIARCRRMQGYRVLHPMGWDAFGLPAENAAIERGIHPRVWTQQNIAQMRQELQRLGLSYDWEREVTTCHPDYYRWTQWLFLEFFEAGLAYQKEAAVNWDPVDQTVLANEQVDSEGRSWRSGALVERRLLKQWFLKITAYAEELLNDLEQLTGWPERVKLMQANWIGQSTGAYLEFPIVGSDEKIAVFTTRPDTVYGVTYVVLAPEHPLTLQVTTSRRRKTVEAFIASVQQESELERTAGDRPKRGVATGGKALNPFTGEEIPIWIADYVLYEYGTGAVMGVPAHDERDFQFAKAHKLPIRPVIIPPDGTASTRLKAAYTEPGRLINSGPFDGMDSTAAKAAITEYAATQGWGREQVQYRLRDWLISRQRYWGVPIPIIHCPQCGAVPVPRSELPVLLPEEVEFTGRGPSPLAKLEAWRNVPCPKCGTPAQRETDTMDTFIDSSWYYFRYADARNSEAPFDPAAIKDWLPVDQYVGGIEHAILHLLYSRFFTKVLRDRGLVHVSEPFQRLLTQGMVQGRTYKNPRTGKYVIPSQIADLSQPTDPDTGEPLEVVYEKMSKSKYNGVAPGDVIQQYGADTARMFILFKAPPEKDLEWDDADVEGQFRFLNRVWRLVQTFKANGGQLGQPLPTTLTKAEKDLRRAIHTAIKEISDDLEGDYQLNTAVAELMKLSNALGSADCYTSGVYSEGIQTLLTLLAPFAPHISEELWQQLGGTDSIHRQPWPKADPTALVADEITLVIQVMGKTRGAIQVPATASQAELEAAAKQSEIGQRYLAGKTIKKVIVVPGKLVNFVLAP; via the coding sequence GTGGACGATCGCTACGACCCCCAAGTGATTGAGGCCAAGTGGCAACGGGAATGGGCTGCACGCCAGATCGATCGCACCGCCACCGATCCGCAAAAGCCCAAGTTCTACGCCCTCTCGATGTTTCCCTACCCCTCTGGGAATCTGCACATGGGGCATGTCCGCAACTATACGATTACCGATGTCATTGCCCGCTGTCGGCGGATGCAGGGCTATCGCGTTCTCCACCCGATGGGCTGGGATGCCTTTGGCCTACCGGCGGAAAATGCCGCCATTGAACGGGGGATTCATCCTCGCGTCTGGACACAGCAAAACATTGCCCAAATGCGCCAAGAACTGCAACGCCTTGGCCTTTCCTACGACTGGGAACGGGAAGTGACCACCTGTCACCCCGACTACTACCGCTGGACGCAATGGCTATTTTTGGAGTTTTTTGAGGCGGGCTTGGCCTACCAGAAGGAAGCGGCAGTCAACTGGGATCCGGTAGATCAGACGGTTCTGGCCAATGAGCAGGTGGATAGCGAAGGGCGATCGTGGCGATCGGGTGCCTTGGTGGAGCGGCGACTGCTCAAGCAATGGTTTCTGAAAATTACTGCCTACGCTGAGGAACTATTGAACGACTTGGAGCAACTGACGGGCTGGCCAGAGCGGGTGAAATTGATGCAGGCCAACTGGATCGGTCAGTCCACCGGTGCCTATCTGGAATTTCCCATTGTGGGCAGTGATGAAAAAATTGCTGTTTTTACCACCCGTCCCGATACCGTCTATGGGGTGACCTACGTGGTGCTAGCACCCGAACATCCTCTAACGCTGCAAGTGACCACCAGCCGCCGCCGCAAAACGGTTGAGGCCTTTATTGCCAGTGTGCAACAGGAAAGTGAACTGGAACGCACAGCCGGCGATCGCCCCAAGCGCGGTGTAGCTACCGGTGGCAAAGCCCTGAACCCCTTTACTGGTGAAGAAATCCCCATCTGGATTGCCGATTATGTCCTCTACGAATACGGTACCGGTGCTGTGATGGGCGTACCTGCCCACGATGAGCGTGATTTTCAGTTTGCCAAAGCCCACAAGCTCCCCATTCGCCCAGTGATCATCCCCCCAGACGGCACAGCCAGTACCCGCCTTAAGGCTGCCTATACCGAGCCGGGAAGATTAATCAACAGTGGCCCATTTGATGGCATGGACTCCACCGCAGCTAAAGCAGCGATTACCGAGTACGCGGCCACCCAAGGCTGGGGACGGGAGCAAGTGCAATATCGGCTGCGGGATTGGCTCATTTCCCGCCAGCGCTACTGGGGTGTCCCCATTCCCATCATTCACTGTCCGCAGTGTGGAGCCGTGCCCGTGCCGCGCTCAGAATTGCCCGTGCTGCTCCCAGAGGAAGTGGAGTTTACGGGTCGTGGTCCTTCTCCCTTGGCGAAGCTTGAGGCGTGGCGCAATGTCCCGTGCCCGAAATGTGGCACCCCTGCCCAGCGGGAAACGGATACGATGGACACTTTTATTGACTCCTCTTGGTACTACTTCCGCTATGCTGATGCTCGCAATAGTGAAGCCCCCTTTGACCCCGCAGCCATCAAGGACTGGTTACCGGTGGATCAGTACGTGGGGGGGATTGAGCATGCCATTCTTCACTTGCTCTACTCCCGCTTTTTTACTAAAGTCTTGCGCGATCGCGGGCTAGTGCATGTGAGTGAACCCTTTCAACGTCTCCTCACCCAGGGCATGGTGCAGGGACGCACCTATAAAAACCCCCGCACCGGTAAGTATGTGATTCCTTCGCAAATTGCCGATCTCAGCCAACCCACCGACCCCGACACTGGCGAACCCCTAGAGGTCGTCTATGAAAAAATGTCCAAGTCCAAGTACAACGGCGTTGCCCCCGGCGATGTTATCCAACAGTACGGTGCCGACACAGCACGGATGTTTATCCTCTTCAAAGCGCCCCCCGAAAAAGACCTCGAATGGGACGATGCTGATGTTGAAGGCCAATTCCGCTTCCTCAACCGCGTTTGGCGCCTCGTGCAAACCTTCAAAGCCAACGGTGGTCAACTGGGTCAACCCCTGCCTACGACCCTGACAAAAGCGGAAAAAGACCTCCGCCGTGCTATCCACACTGCCATCAAAGAAATTAGCGACGATCTCGAAGGCGACTATCAACTCAACACCGCTGTCGCCGAACTCATGAAACTCAGTAATGCCCTTGGCAGCGCTGACTGCTACACTTCAGGCGTGTATAGCGAGGGCATCCAAACCCTACTCACCCTGCTCGCCCCCTTTGCCCCCCACATCAGCGAAGAACTCTGGCAACAACTGGGCGGCACTGACTCCATCCACCGCCAACCTTGGCCCAAAGCAGACCCCACTGCCCTCGTGGCCGATGAAATCACCCTTGTCATTCAGGTCATGGGCAAAACCCGTGGCGCAATTCAAGTGCCTGCTACGGCTAGCCAAGCCGAACTTGAGGCAGCCGCCAAACAGTCAGAGATTGGCCAGCGCTACCTAGCGGGTAAAACGATCAAAAAAGTGATTGTTGTTCCCGGCAAGTTAGTGAACTTTGTCTTAGCCCCCTAA